The Periophthalmus magnuspinnatus isolate fPerMag1 chromosome 12, fPerMag1.2.pri, whole genome shotgun sequence region TGATTGTTCCAAGCAGTTTTATCCAGAAAAAAGATATACCAGTATGTTGATAAGAACATAATGCAGGACAGCCGGTAAAAACAACCAAGCATGATCCCCACAGCCCCTGTTATAGaattaacaaatacaaaaaatatatttatgttaagAATGTAGGCCCATTCCCATATTCATAGTTGTTTGAATACAAAACCAAATGTTGCATTAATAGTAATAACCTCCACAATCTGCATTTAGGgggaaacaaacatttaaactcaCCAAAAAACATGACCAGGTATACAAAGTACATCCAGTCTAGAGGAAGTGGCTGCAAAAAATTAAAGAGTGGGAAGCGGCACACGGGAGCTCCATCCAGGTACTTCCAGTCCAGGTGACTGAGGCCACGctcttgtgtgatgtcaatGGCCATGAGCATACCTTGcaaatttcaaacaaaaacatccacattATAACCAACTTAAAGGTCTGTTCGATTAATGTGAGAATGCACTTACCAAACAAGAACCGAAAGATACCCAGTGATGCAGGATCCATGGGGCGGTTCAGGAGGGTCACAAAACTCTGCCAGGACTGTAAGTCCTTTGTTGTAAAGCCAAAAATTTGCTCCATTCTGTTTTTGCATAGGGGTTGTTCCTTCTGTGAagcttttttgtctgtttttgcagCAGGTTTTCCTTCATGACTGCCCATAAGAGCACCTAGATGAAGTCAGCATGGACCCACAGTGACAAAGCAGTTACAATGTGAATTATTTTGATGCAGTTCCCCATGTTATAGGCTATTTTGTGCAAACCTCTTaaattttggtatttttggaTCCATAAATCCgctttaaaacaacttttaacTGAATTAAACTGCTTGGCCTGACTCTAACCTGTAATTACAGTGTAAACCGCATCTAAAGCCACACACTGCTAACCATGAAACCACGCTTACCTGCCACCGCCTCCTGCGTCTCCATATTACAAATGATCAACAATAAACTGGGTACTGCTTGGCGACATTGGATTTGTGAACTCTCCTCTTTTTGCAGGGTTCAATGAGACAAGTTCGCTCTGTCACAGCAATGAAACGGACAGAATTACGTGTCACAGTCCGCACACCGCAGGCAGACACGcagaggcggaggagcagacCCTGGAATGTTGTGAAAGTGGAACACGACGCTCATTGGTTGGACTTGCGTGACGATACGCCCCTCATCCCAAACGTCATTTCCGACCATCGGTGCGTCGAGTTCTGGTGATTCTGCTGAATGAAACACATGAAAAGACAACCCATGCAATCATAGTGGCCCGATGGTAATAACTTTTTAGAAAATGCATAAAAGCATTTTTACAatggttatttttttgattGTGGATAATTCTCATGGATGTTCTTCTCTGGCGACAGGAGGCAGTCGTGCACAAACTGGACTTCTTTGACTCTTTTTGCAACTACGCGAAGAAGAGTTCCTGCACCACCTCTTCTGATCTCCACTGCACAGGACTTACATTTGTGATAAACTTCTCCACATTTCCCtgaaagttgtttgtttttaaatgttcaaaatgtgatcGGGACCGACACTTCTTTGGCAACCTGGGAGATTTTTTGAGTCTTTACGAGGACCTTAGTCTGAGAGGCTCTGCTTTGTTTTGATATGTGCTGGCGAGGCTAGCTTCATGTTTAGCCTTTCTTGAACCCGTCACATCTTCAGATTTTCAGCTGCCATCTGTTCcacctattttttattttttttatttttttttacctgtttagTCTTATAGGCGAGGTATGTACGTTGAACATTTGCCTAAATGTAATTTTGTGAAATAAACTGCCCGTGTTTTTACAGTGGGATGCGGGATATGCTTCTATACATATTAATCATTTAATTTTGATATGAGGTTTTACATCTTGAGTTAGAATTTAGGTAGTTAGGCTATGCAAATAACACATTATATAACATAATTTCAGGCAAAGATTTTTTGTCCCAAAAATATTGAGCTATTGGTTGTTCATTAAATTGCActattgttttttctgtgttgttgtaaagaaagaataaagatGGGAAGTTTTGGGAGCAAGTTCCAGTCCCCTTCTCCAGGACCAGAGGAGATTTTGGAGGGCATCAGCAGCAGCATCCACAAACACAGCTGTGAGTGTAAGAAGAGGAAACGCAATGCACAGTGTGACTGTGAAAGTGAgcaggatgatgatgatgctgtGTTGGATACACCGCGCAGGTCTGTTCTCAAAAGATgtagcatttatttatattttgtatttaccatttatttatattttgtatttttcacctTGCACCTTAATTCTTACAGAAAGAAATTGAAAAGCACTTCCAGATACATATATCAAACTCTATTTTTAAATGGGGAAAATAGCGACATTCGCATCTGTGCATTAGGACAAGAGTGGAACCTTCACAAAGTATATCTTTGTCAGGTAAGGCAAAATATACTTGTATGTTGTTGTGAATCCCATTTCATTGATTTCATGTGGCTTTTTTGTTCCAGTCTGGATATTTTTCCAGCATGTTTAGCGGCTCTTGGAAGGAATCAAACATGATGGAGATCAACCTGGAAATTCCAGACCAAAACATTGACACTGAGGGTAAAGCAAAACTTGCATTTACAACTAATGTCTTTGATtcctttaaatatgtaaaatttgaattacatttttaccttttgtttaaagCTCTTCAGGTTGTGTTTGGTTCACTATATCGAGATGATGTTCTGATTAAACCCAGCAGAGTTGTCAGTATATTGGCTGCTGCTTGTATGCTTCAACTGGTTAGTGAATCGTACACATGGTTTTATAATATAAGTATTTTGCCTCATGATTGATGTTTATGTTCTAACTGGGTCATGATTGGTTGACAGGATGGCTTGATCCAGCAGTGTGGAGAGACCATGAAAGAAAACATCAGTGCAAAGACTGTGTGTAGCTACTATGCTTGTGCTAGTATATATGGCTTAGATTCAGTTATGAAAAAGTAAGACAAGTTTCTGGGTGATTTAGTTTACAAAGACGGATCATATCGACAAAGGAACACGCTCTAGATGTGtgcttttgtttggttttaCAGATGCCTTGAATGGCTTCTCAACAATCTAATGACCCACCAGAATGTCGAGTTGATGAAGGAACTTGGGTATGTGTTGAActcacattttctttgtaatgtGCACAAACTGATTATACGGTTGTAACAAAAGCCATTATGTTCTTCTATTGaattatatgaaaaataaacatttttaaaattaacAGCACAGAGATAATGGAACTGCTCATTCAGTCATCAGACCTGTTTGTTATGCAAGTTGAAATGGATGTATACACTGCCcttaaaaaggtaaataaaacattttatttgtatccaTAGTTATTATGTTCAAGTAGCCCTAttgtataatatttttcttttgtagtGGATGTTTCTGCAGCTTAATTCATCATGGGATGGGCCTATCAAACAACTACTTTCTGATGCTGATGCATGGCTTTGTAAAAGGCGAACAGGTAAGCCCATAGTTTTTAACACACACAGTTGTTCACTTGTATTAAGGTGTTACTGTTTTTATAACAGACCTTGGTGAACAAACACCCTTTTTAAACACGGAGGATGGCacaccttttagttcagtatttAAACATGTTCGTCTTCAATACATTATCAATGACCTGGCATCTGCACGCATTCTGGAGAGAGACAATATTCTCCCACCAGGTACAGTCTCGATTTGCTCTGGAAGAAATATAATATATGGTGCTGTTTATGGTATTCTGACTTTCCTCCTATATTTTCTTGCTCAGACTGGCTCACAACAGTTTACAAAAATCAGTGGTTTGCCATGCTTAGGACTGAATTTGACAATGACAATGGGTaaggaaaaaagttaaatataccTCCTTTCAATTCTATATTTCTGACCAAGGTGCTTAATGTAATTAGTCCTCAGGAAGCAAACAAGGAGGAATTTGAACTGAGCAGTATGCGGTGTGGCAGAAAGTTGACTAAAGAAGGAGATGTGAGCCAAATTTCTACCTCAGATGTTGTCTATtctaaatattgttttaatagTTGGTTTAATAacttttgtgtgtatttttttcagtactGCTGGCGTTGGACAGGGTTTAACTTTGGGTTTGATTTGCTTGTAACCTACACAAATCGCTTTATTGTCTTTAAAAGAAATACTCTTAGTCAGCCATGTGGGGGTGCTGTCAGTCTCCAGCCAAGACGGCATCTGGCATACAGGTGGGATAATTACACTATGCACTATTACCTAATAGGTACTGCCATTGTTGCACTTGAAGATGAATTTTATATAAAATGAGTAGAAGTCAGTGTTGGTTTACTAACTTTGTCATGGTCCAGGTTACGCCTTGCCTCATTCGATAGCCGTGGAAAGCTGGTGTGCAGTCGCTCAACGGGTTACCAACTTCTTACATTAGAAAAAGACCAGGTTGGTCCTGTTTGAGTTGTCTAAACTATAAATGGAGGTTTATACTATATTAACACAATGGTCTGTTGTAATCTCTTCAGGAGTATGTGGTGATGAACCTGGACAGTCGTTTGTTGTCATTCCCACTTTATGTCTGCTGTAATTTCCTGTATACCTCATCTCACTCAGACCAGAGATCAGATTCCCCTGAACAAGACAGCAGCACTCGCAGTGTGTCATGATCAAACACAAGACTACCATTCCTCTGGTGGAGCTGATGAACTGACATAGATTTGTATGTAAATATACGACCACATTTAATACTCATGTTGTCTGCATGCTCTGTTCATACTGTGTATGTGATGCTTTGGTAAATTTGGTTCTGCAGTAACTGAAAGTTCATGTAAAAATCCCTTTTGCCTTCGGTGTACACTGTTTACACTGATGTCTGGACCATTAATACTCTTAAAGTGTATTCCTCTCAATGATAGATTATACTAAACCATTATCAAATATTTTTAGGGGAATAGAATTATTGTTAAAAGGAGCTGGCTAGATATTAACCAatttagcaaacactgacacatAAAATACTTAAGACTGCTCATTTCTAAGAAAAACAGGGCATAGGGTGTCCAAATAAAGGCAGTATTTAATTttgctatatatatatgcttttCTTTGACCAATGCAGTAGGAACGTGTATTGCACTTTAATGCAACTAAGAACTAGAGTTTTGTCATAACAGCCTCCACTCTTCTCAGATACCTTGTAGATTGTACATAGAATGTCTTTAATCagcaaaatattaagttatatGGTAAGAATATGTTAACATACCATAGTCGAAtaataatgtgtattttttttgtctgctAAAGGAACACATCATTTAGGAGGTTGTAAACTACATGCAGTTATGTAATTTATGTACAGTTAATGTGGATTATCTGTTGGATTACTGACAGCCTTGAGCCTTACTAgcctgtgatttttattttgcactgtcACAGAATATTTTGGTTATTGGTTGTGCTGTTTTTCTAATATTTCATAAAATCAGGAATATTTATATTGTTCTTGTAGATTTAGATTTGGCCACATTTGTAGGAGATCTGCTGTTACCTCATTTTGCAGATGTAAATAACATACTGCTATATCATGCATGTTGATCGACAATTCTAAAAAGCACTCCAATTATATCTCAAAATTGgcttattcatttttaaaaaaatataatggaaTGGATATTTTTTGACGTACAAGTtatgacttaaaaataaacttcccATTTACTTGGGCTGTGGTGCTAATATGACCCATCTCTTCATTGAAGCTGCATGTTATTACTTGGTTATGTTTTGGCTTAGGTTTTACTTTTATGTCATTTATTGTGTAACTGACAACATTCAATATAATGAAATTGTAAAATGGCAATCACAGAGCTACATACTCAATCTTTAATTTTGGTAGGTAAACATGGTGCATTTAAGagatcacatttctctctggGCTAGCTAAGAATCATGTCATGATTCCTAGCCATTGCACTGACAAATCAGTCGCAGAAGTCAAATACGTACGCTTTCAGTCTACCTGAGGCTGTTCACACTATACAGATTATGACAACTGTCACAAGACTACACTTGAGTATGATATCTACAGCCTAAATATCTCATGAGAAGTTTGTTTATTACCAACTAACTCAATGAGTTGACTATGCTTCGGTCACTTTAGTTTCTCTACAAGGCAGCCCATGGCCTTCCTCATTGACAAATAGAGTCCAAATTCTCCTTCAGTCTCCGGGTCATGCTGGGAATGAGGTTAATGTGGTCATCGACACAGGTGCCCACACAACGCTCCATCATGGACCTTACAGCAGGCTCCTTAGCACCAGAGTCAAAAAGATCTTTTGCTTTGTCATTGCAGTGCATGGTACACCTGGATAATCGGTCCTGCATGTAGACAGAAAGGAATACAGATTATTTTATGATACATGTTCAACTGTCATGTTGATACCTAAAATCAACTTGAGAGTTgactgtttttttggggttttttttacaatatgagCAAGCCTATTTCAGAAGAcggcatgtttttattttatttttaacaacataTTATAAACTAATATTTACGGTCTTGCTCAGTCCGTACCTGAAATTTCTCCATCTCAGAGGTGACCAGTGCTTGAGCCTGACCCAGTGGAGTGTGGCACCTTTCGATGCACTGATGTACCTGGGTCATAGAGTCTGTAGAGCGATCACAACACTCCGCGCTGCACTTGAACATACGACTCTATAATAAACCAGGCCGTTTAGGgtgaaatctgaactgcacaGGATATTTGTAAGGCACGCGTGGACTTACTTGCATTTTGCGAATATGGTCCCTCTCCAGACTCTGGACCATTTCTTCCACTACAGCTTGGACACGTGCTTGGTGAGCctctgccattttgtgtttgtgttatttCACTATTTAGGCTGAATTGGGTCTGTGATAAAGAGTTATAAAACgtgcaatttaaaaatgtgtaggtCACCTCCATTCAGGCATGGTTCAAATGAGCTGATATAGTCAGCTTCCGGTTTTCTTCCGCAAGATGGTCAAACCATCATCATCCAATTTCCGGTCTGTTTCTTCGCAAATTTAAATATGCTTTTTAACTTTTCCTATTCAATAATCAGTGCTAAACTTTGAAATATCTGGtaccgttttgttttgttttggggtttttttgtttttacttttttttttaatttattaaacaTTTCAAGAATTCAATATTTAAATTCCTGTATACTTTAAAgagatgtttgtttgtttttttatccagTAAAGCTCTGCATATTCGTGTATATTAATGCTGGAATTTTAAGTGATTACATAAAATTTACCTTGTCCACTTATTTTTATAGTATCCACAGCGTGGTGCTGGTCTCTGAAACAATGCCATCCACTCAAAACAAACACGAAGAAGACGTCAACAATCAAAATCCCGGAAGTGTATCCCATGGATTTATTTCTAACACTTATGAGAACGTTATTAAACTTTTAACACTTTCTGACACTTCGCATTGGTCACAGGTAGTCTTTGTAATTCTGGGTAAGTGGCCAAAGTGGCTTACTTTATATACTTTGTAATTTCTTTAATGATTTTCAACTTTTGTCTGTCGCTAAACTACACCATGCTCTACACCCAAATCATATGGCTGGGCACAAACCCGGTCTATATGCATCTGGACACATTTCTAACGATAGTCACACAGCAGGAAACCTTAGCCTATTACTTGGCACTAAGTTTTGAAAGAAATTTAGAGTCAGAGCACAATTGAGACTTTGCCAGCAGCAGCCAAATGCAATGATAAAAACTTGATCCCCTTTAAAAGTTTATGGCCACAGCATGTACAATATAATCCACATGCCAACAGCAAGTTTTTTCTGCCCAACAAAAGCAACACTGCCCAAttgtccaaataaaacaaaggtaCCACACAACAGAATTAGACTTGACAAATCAGTTATTACAAATCAGTTATTGGGCATGGGCTGGGCATGCATGGACACGCAGAAGTATGTGGACTGGAATAGCGGATTGTTAGCAtccctgttgtttttatttaatgttgacaGGTTTAACAATTGCGGAGTAATGTACCTTTTGAAGTTTACAGACCAGTGAACAGAGCCACATGAGTAGACCAGGGAGAGAGAAGGCTGCTCCGGAAGACAGCAACAGTAAAAGGGccacttaaaaaataaaataaaaattcggGCGCTACTAGAATAAAGTCGTGATTTTACGAGATTTAAGTCATAATTTTATGAcaataaagtaatatttttgtacaataaagtcataattttataAGAATAAAGTTGTAGCTAAAAAGGTCAACATTTAATGATTTACGCCTCGACCCCAAATCAAAATGAATGCGGACTGCAAAAGACTGCTGCCTGGATGAGTTAAAAGCTTACAAAAATACCCATTAATGATCAAACTTTCAAATACTGACATTTTACACGTCCCATAAGTTTGAAAATTATTCCACACATCTGCACCACAGTTGAGCTGCCACCTCTCCACTCATATCTCACTTATTCAATCACAAACTGTTGAATGAAGGAGGCAACATTTCCTTCCAGTGGAGTGACTGGAAACAGCCTGCAGAGCGTGGCGCTCACTGCTTCACTGATGTTACTGTGTTCTTtattcatcacagttcacacggTAGAACTGGCAAGATAATTATACAACAtgacacatgtatatatgttACAGATATACACAAAATTAATCATTTACAAGACCAGAACGGTGATAATGTTTCATTTGCAggaatattgtaaatatttagtttaatcgCAAGTCTAGTTTAAGGGCGTGAAACTACGTCCTGCTGGTGCAAAGTCCAACGCGATAGTGCTATTTAGGGCAtgtaagaaataaaagaaagttttcagttcacagatttattcgctagcaggccaaagtggtatatTTCTTATGCGTTTATATGTAAAGGAAAATTAAACATGAGATGAGTAAAAGAAAACGAGCCAAGCAAATGCTCTGTAGGTATTTCAAAACGCAACAGCACCATctactggccaaaaaaaagtgaGCTGCAACAGGTATAATCAACACAGGCTGTGCTCCGAGCCGCAAACAGGTGGATGAGTGTCGGCGTGATCTTTACCCGTACTCCGCTCCGCTCAGCTTCGTTTCTCTACTATTCTAAACATTAGTACTTTGCACACAATCACCGTTCAAAGAACGCGCTGTCCTATTTCTGTCTCCAAATGGTTACAGTTTAGCCTAGTACACAGCTGAAGCTGGATTCAGTCCCTGATCGTGACTTTTGCGCAATCGACACAGCATACTATCCTCGCTATTCCCCAGTACAGGGTCTGGAGCACTGTGTACACCCATCCATGGATATTCCAGGTACactgtaaaagccaaaagtaaaatttgtcaactggacaaaaagttgtagaactgaagacgtttcgctggtcatccaagccgcttcttcagttctgatacaCTGGTACACTGTGTAGACATGAGCTGCCACTGCCTGAGTGCACAGCTCCACAAGACTACAAACAAGTGTAAACatgtagaaagctcaaaattaAGGGAAAAGATTTGGTGAAATTCGTGCAGCTGTCGGAGTCCTGCCCAGGAACACTCAGCTTCTTGCAGACGCGCATGGGGGTCATTACTTGGGAAATGGGTAAACAGTTGGTAATGTTTAAAAAGGCCAGCAATATAAAGTTCTTCTATCGGACGTAGATTTCAGTTTAATCTAATAACTCAAATAAGGGCCATTCTCTTGTGCTCTGGTCGTGGTGGCGAATTGCTCTTGCCCCTTAATCTGGATCAAATTACATCTTTACCTTgactacgactttattcttgtaaaattacaactttattctcatgAAATTGTGaatttattctcgtaaaattacgaccTCTTCTCGTAGCGCCCATATACACAcacgtgtgtatatatatatatatatatatatatatatatatatatatatatatatatatatatatatatatatatataatctgcTATTGACTTTAGTCAATAATACTAAATGTGTTATTATAGTTGGCCCTGTTTACTCCTTCTTGCAGATGTGTACAAGCTAGAAACCcataatgtatctgcacactctTTCTCTGAGAACTTTCCTCTTTCTGGGACTATGGCAATCTGGTAGAAGGAGCTTTGCAACTGCCCCATATCTTGGAGATCAGCCCAAGAAAAttggtatgtatgtatgtattggTATGTCAGTGTCACTGTTACTTGTTACTAAgtgttatatatatgtatatatatatatatatatatatatatatatatatatatatatatatatttaaaatgtattttctttgtgaAAGCTGTTGTTGGAGCAGGAATCGGTGGTACAGCTACAGCATATTATCTGAGACAGGAGTTTGGTCCAGGGGTCAAGATTGATGTTTTTGAGTCTGGTGCGGTTGGTGGGCGTCTAGAAACGGTTAAGGTTGGTGATTACGAATATGAAGTGGGCGGATCCATTATACATCCTCTCAACCTCCATATGAAACACTTTGTGGACAGATTAGGTACATTTCATACATTCTCAATGTATTCTGTCTGAGCATATATGTTGTCACCTTGAAACCTGTATTAACTTATTCCAGGCATTTCTCCAAGGAAAGACGTTGCATCCAAAATGGCTATTTTTAATGGAAAGGAACTAATCTTTGAGGAGAGTGACTGGTTCATCATAAATTTTCTGCGCTTTCTATGGAGATATGGATTCAACCTTATACGAATGCAGATGTGGGTGGAAAGTATTTTGGATAAATTTATGCG contains the following coding sequences:
- the gmcl1 gene encoding germ cell-less protein-like 1, yielding MGSFGSKFQSPSPGPEEILEGISSSIHKHSCECKKRKRNAQCDCESEQDDDDAVLDTPRRKKLKSTSRYIYQTLFLNGENSDIRICALGQEWNLHKVYLCQSGYFSSMFSGSWKESNMMEINLEIPDQNIDTEALQVVFGSLYRDDVLIKPSRVVSILAAACMLQLDGLIQQCGETMKENISAKTVCSYYACASIYGLDSVMKKCLEWLLNNLMTHQNVELMKELGTEIMELLIQSSDLFVMQVEMDVYTALKKWMFLQLNSSWDGPIKQLLSDADAWLCKRRTDLGEQTPFLNTEDGTPFSSVFKHVRLQYIINDLASARILERDNILPPDWLTTVYKNQWFAMLRTEFDNDNGPQEANKEEFELSSMRCGRKLTKEGDYCWRWTGFNFGFDLLVTYTNRFIVFKRNTLSQPCGGAVSLQPRRHLAYRLRLASFDSRGKLVCSRSTGYQLLTLEKDQEYVVMNLDSRLLSFPLYVCCNFLYTSSHSDQRSDSPEQDSSTRSVS
- the fam136a gene encoding protein FAM136A, giving the protein MAEAHQARVQAVVEEMVQSLERDHIRKMQSRMFKCSAECCDRSTDSMTQVHQCIERCHTPLGQAQALVTSEMEKFQDRLSRCTMHCNDKAKDLFDSGAKEPAVRSMMERCVGTCVDDHINLIPSMTRRLKENLDSICQ